Proteins from a genomic interval of Oceanispirochaeta crateris:
- the tatC gene encoding twin-arginine translocase subunit TatC, whose translation MKHKAKENEPEVLESQPVLAHIKELRTVFFVSIIALAIGSCISFYFFDPIINFLYKPFSTMEGLGSTDTLFVNFLFEGFVTKLKISVMAGLTMAVPVILFMLVRFTLPALRKKEKNVLFGALVCGGFLVIVGFYYGYFYILPLTVQFFTSRGFLPDNVGFMLNYQKNVIYIFRFILMIMLSFQFPILLEVLLVLNIVSRKALFKASRFVIVLVFIVSALITPPDFISQCIISLPLIFLYFCAIFIAKIFHFGEQEK comes from the coding sequence ATGAAGCATAAAGCAAAAGAAAACGAGCCGGAGGTTCTTGAATCACAGCCGGTTTTAGCTCATATAAAAGAGCTGCGGACCGTATTTTTTGTCTCAATCATTGCCCTGGCCATTGGCAGTTGTATCAGTTTTTACTTTTTTGATCCCATCATCAATTTTCTCTATAAACCATTCAGCACAATGGAAGGGCTCGGATCGACGGATACCCTTTTTGTGAATTTCCTTTTTGAAGGATTCGTTACAAAATTAAAAATATCGGTGATGGCAGGGCTGACTATGGCTGTTCCGGTCATCCTTTTCATGTTAGTCCGCTTTACTCTGCCTGCTCTCAGGAAAAAAGAAAAAAATGTTCTCTTCGGGGCTCTGGTTTGCGGAGGGTTTCTTGTCATTGTAGGGTTCTATTACGGATATTTTTACATACTGCCCCTCACTGTTCAATTCTTTACCAGCAGGGGATTCTTGCCTGATAATGTTGGCTTCATGCTGAACTATCAGAAAAATGTCATCTATATTTTCAGGTTTATACTGATGATCATGCTGAGCTTCCAGTTTCCCATACTGCTTGAAGTACTACTAGTATTGAATATTGTCTCCCGGAAGGCTCTTTTTAAGGCAAGCCGTTTTGTCATCGTCCTTGTCTTTATTGTGTCGGCGTTAATAACCCCTCCCGATTTTATTTCCCAGTGTATAATTTCCCTGCCCCTGATCTTTCTCTATTTTTGTGCTATTTTCATAGCCAAAATATTTCATTTCGGCGAACAGGAGAAATAG
- a CDS encoding formate dehydrogenase accessory sulfurtransferase FdhD, with protein MIDQNMLNLTPPQVEENEITLYVGTTLFQTFLCTPEALEELGVGHLYCRGIISEREDITKIEISKIEQDGLDKYEIRVELKNQIEKDRKRQDSFQMPSVSHLQDLAANIKDLAGKYRSHGGIHCAALSDSRDIVSLYEDVGRHNAFDKAIGAAVIKGIRPSELIYFSSGRINSEIAEKAAVCRLPLLVSRSIATTRACFIAGGSNTCIIGRIESKIPFLYTASTRE; from the coding sequence ATGATAGATCAGAATATGTTGAATCTGACACCACCTCAGGTTGAAGAAAATGAAATCACACTCTATGTGGGCACAACGCTGTTTCAGACCTTTCTCTGCACCCCTGAGGCATTGGAAGAGTTAGGCGTCGGACACCTGTACTGCCGAGGCATCATAAGTGAAAGAGAGGATATTACTAAGATAGAAATATCCAAAATTGAGCAAGATGGATTGGACAAGTATGAGATCCGGGTGGAGCTGAAGAATCAGATAGAAAAAGATCGGAAAAGACAGGACTCTTTTCAAATGCCTTCAGTCTCCCATCTTCAGGATCTTGCCGCTAATATCAAAGACCTTGCCGGGAAATACCGGAGCCATGGAGGAATCCACTGTGCTGCCTTATCAGATAGTCGTGACATTGTTTCTCTTTATGAGGATGTAGGCAGGCATAATGCCTTTGACAAAGCCATTGGAGCCGCGGTAATAAAAGGAATTCGACCCTCTGAACTCATCTATTTTTCATCGGGACGTATCAATTCGGAAATCGCCGAAAAAGCAGCTGTCTGCCGTCTGCCCCTTCTTGTCAGCCGGAGTATTGCCACCACAAGGGCCTGTTTCATTGCCGGAGGATCAAATACCTGCATCATTGGCAGGATTGAATCAAAGATTCCCTTCTTGTATACTGCCTCCACGAGAGAGTAA
- a CDS encoding Sec-independent protein translocase subunit TatA/TatB has translation MNGLGFQEVLVIVALVILFIRPQELPVIFRKLGKAWAKVYYYYTLMKKELQSMEKEIGIEEEMKEIRSMNARMKSEIANFDRALSDTVNTKVTSNNKTEEQKES, from the coding sequence ATGAATGGACTGGGATTTCAGGAAGTATTGGTTATTGTTGCCCTTGTCATCTTGTTTATACGCCCTCAGGAACTGCCGGTTATTTTTCGTAAATTGGGAAAAGCCTGGGCCAAGGTCTATTATTACTATACTTTAATGAAAAAAGAGCTCCAGAGTATGGAGAAAGAGATTGGAATAGAAGAAGAAATGAAAGAAATTCGATCCATGAATGCAAGAATGAAGAGCGAGATTGCCAATTTTGACCGCGCTCTATCAGATACAGTGAATACAAAGGTCACATCAAATAATAAAACGGAAGAACAGAAGGAGTCATAA
- a CDS encoding RecQ family ATP-dependent DNA helicase, giving the protein MYMTPDPLTQTAKERFDISYLFPYQHLVITNILRSSGYFGEEEQEEAPRNQVVLLPTGAGKSLCFMLPACLLEGLTIVVFPLLGLMADQLRRVEEAGMKGALLKGGMSQSEKAKIWSSVEDGSLNMLLTNPEILILPEVREKLKKVNIAHLVLDEAHTIPEWGETFRPACLKLGEVLPELAAQQITAYTATASPQILEKIKSILFSEVDFNLVMANPDRVNIHYEVLPVLSRMQTLTELIPRIDRPAIIFCSSRRQTEQCALYLRQRLDDQEIRFYHAGLSKELRTDLENWYFRSENGILAATCAYGLGMDKPNIRTVIHYTLPSSVEAYLQESGRAGRDRQPCRAILLYHPSDRLREAENPREDLRERYEKLLTFAEDSETCRRESLLAILEAVPEDCNSCDVCRGKVITVDPTEKTIIDLAQKYSKRFTKKLLKDFLLGRFSHEIRQAYWYRAKGFGILKKWNPDDVQEAIRVLELGL; this is encoded by the coding sequence ATGTATATGACTCCCGATCCACTTACCCAAACAGCAAAAGAACGCTTCGATATTAGCTACCTCTTCCCCTACCAGCATCTGGTCATCACAAACATACTCAGAAGCTCTGGTTACTTCGGAGAGGAGGAACAGGAGGAAGCCCCCCGAAATCAGGTGGTACTACTCCCCACGGGGGCCGGAAAAAGCCTCTGTTTCATGCTACCGGCCTGCTTGCTGGAGGGGCTGACAATCGTTGTCTTTCCCCTTCTGGGACTGATGGCGGATCAGCTGCGGAGGGTAGAGGAAGCCGGGATGAAAGGAGCACTCCTCAAAGGTGGGATGAGCCAGTCCGAAAAAGCGAAGATTTGGTCCTCTGTAGAAGATGGATCCCTCAATATGCTCTTAACAAACCCGGAAATACTGATCCTACCGGAAGTCAGAGAGAAACTCAAAAAAGTGAATATAGCCCATCTGGTTCTGGATGAGGCTCATACCATTCCTGAATGGGGAGAGACCTTTCGACCGGCCTGTTTGAAACTGGGAGAAGTGCTGCCCGAACTGGCAGCTCAGCAAATAACAGCCTATACGGCCACAGCGTCTCCTCAGATTCTAGAAAAAATAAAATCTATTCTTTTTAGCGAAGTGGATTTCAATCTGGTGATGGCCAATCCTGACCGTGTGAATATTCACTATGAGGTTTTGCCTGTCCTGTCACGAATGCAAACACTGACAGAACTTATTCCACGCATCGATCGCCCGGCTATCATCTTCTGCTCCAGCCGAAGACAAACCGAACAGTGTGCCCTCTACCTCAGACAGAGACTGGATGATCAGGAGATCCGTTTTTACCATGCAGGACTCTCCAAGGAACTAAGGACTGACCTTGAAAATTGGTATTTTAGATCTGAGAATGGGATTCTGGCTGCCACATGTGCCTACGGTTTGGGTATGGACAAGCCAAATATCCGGACTGTGATTCATTACACCCTCCCCTCTTCGGTGGAGGCCTATCTGCAGGAATCTGGACGGGCCGGCCGTGACAGGCAACCCTGCCGGGCCATCCTTTTATACCATCCATCAGACCGTCTCCGTGAGGCGGAGAATCCAAGAGAAGATTTAAGAGAGCGCTATGAAAAACTACTGACTTTTGCAGAAGACTCAGAAACATGCCGCCGGGAATCCCTCCTTGCCATCCTGGAAGCGGTACCAGAAGATTGTAACAGTTGTGATGTGTGCAGGGGGAAGGTCATTACAGTTGATCCTACAGAAAAGACCATAATCGATTTAGCACAAAAATATTCCAAAAGGTTCACAAAAAAATTGCTCAAAGATTTTTTACTGGGCCGGTTCAGTCATGAAATACGGCAGGCATACTGGTACAGGGCGAAGGGTTTCGGTATCCTGAAAAAGTGGAATCCCGATGATGTACAAGAGGCTATTCGTGTTCTTGAGTTAGGCTTATAA
- a CDS encoding twin-arginine translocase TatA/TatE family subunit produces MLGTTEVMVIGGVVVLLFGASAIPKFAKSLGKAKKEFKEGLEEGDSEMNESDNNKTETKEK; encoded by the coding sequence ATGTTAGGAACTACAGAAGTCATGGTCATTGGTGGGGTCGTGGTATTGCTTTTTGGAGCATCGGCTATACCAAAATTTGCCAAGAGCCTTGGAAAAGCCAAGAAAGAGTTCAAGGAAGGACTTGAAGAGGGCGATTCCGAAATGAATGAATCGGACAACAATAAAACCGAAACCAAGGAAAAATAA
- a CDS encoding aldehyde ferredoxin oxidoreductase, whose amino-acid sequence MALKGGWTGTILRVNLSTGEITRESTEKYTYFIGGMGIGYKVMWDEVPAGTHPFAEENRIIFGVGPLTGTGAMCSGRTNITSLLASNPFHGVSDSHMGGHFAVELKYAGYDAIIIQGKSEKPVWLRIADQDVSLEDASLLWGHGTFSTIKEVTALMGKDSQVAAIGQAGENQVNLSVIRTGTSHSAGGHGGVMGSKMLKAIGLRGTGSVKIAGDRLKWHALNKSTFDIVGANNQHVVPSTPQPWAEFHDPASRWTAQKGLMWGAAEYPIETGECPPGEPNKIGYRTMKSIKDLGPAAEKYTVRMGGCASCPVRCHAHLNVPELEAYGVSPYVANTCMGFYSPNGIMNGKYNIEGKTKDEATVIGRTAGAQVADDLGVWCNYGQIGRDFQWTLKHGYLKKVLPAEEYASLKLDLLEAGDPNFFHEFYRRIAFKEGELATLGEGAHYVAKKWNLPEEYWTYKGNKLWSKVGYPVHHSNESNGVVGAVISSMFNRDAQCHTHQNLIGSGLPTKIQQEIAAEHWGEGAIDEPAFYTPANEAKAKFTKWSIVRNVLHDSLTLCNWMWPMTVSPLKEKGYRGDTSLESKFFSMATGFNVREDVLDSYAERVFTLHRALTAKQMNSKNLREDHDQLTGWQYSMDPEKTAFDQGTIKLDKDDYNMALTYFYKEMGWDETTGIPTRKKLDELELSDVADQLESLGLLTA is encoded by the coding sequence ATGGCGCTTAAAGGCGGATGGACAGGTACTATACTTAGAGTAAACCTGAGTACGGGAGAAATTACCCGTGAATCTACAGAAAAATACACTTATTTCATCGGTGGTATGGGAATCGGATATAAAGTCATGTGGGACGAAGTCCCTGCCGGAACTCATCCTTTTGCCGAGGAAAACAGAATTATATTCGGAGTGGGCCCTCTGACTGGTACAGGAGCAATGTGCAGTGGAAGGACCAACATTACAAGTCTTTTAGCTTCTAACCCATTTCATGGTGTCAGTGACAGTCATATGGGTGGGCACTTTGCCGTAGAACTGAAATATGCGGGGTATGATGCCATCATTATTCAGGGAAAATCTGAAAAACCGGTGTGGCTTAGAATTGCCGACCAGGATGTCAGCCTAGAAGATGCATCTCTCTTGTGGGGACATGGGACTTTTAGCACGATTAAAGAAGTAACAGCCCTCATGGGAAAAGACTCCCAGGTTGCCGCTATCGGTCAGGCTGGTGAAAACCAGGTGAACCTTTCGGTCATCAGAACCGGAACAAGCCACTCGGCTGGTGGCCATGGCGGAGTCATGGGTTCCAAAATGCTCAAGGCCATTGGTCTTAGGGGAACCGGATCGGTAAAGATTGCCGGTGACAGATTAAAATGGCATGCATTAAATAAATCAACCTTCGATATCGTGGGTGCCAATAACCAGCATGTTGTTCCTTCCACCCCTCAACCCTGGGCCGAATTCCATGATCCAGCCAGCCGCTGGACAGCTCAGAAAGGTCTTATGTGGGGAGCCGCGGAATATCCCATTGAAACTGGAGAATGCCCTCCTGGAGAACCAAATAAGATCGGTTACCGGACAATGAAGTCTATCAAGGACCTGGGTCCTGCCGCTGAAAAATATACGGTCCGCATGGGGGGATGTGCCTCATGTCCAGTTCGTTGTCATGCCCATTTGAATGTACCTGAACTAGAAGCCTATGGTGTGAGCCCCTATGTAGCCAATACATGTATGGGATTTTACTCACCCAATGGAATTATGAATGGTAAATACAATATTGAGGGAAAAACAAAGGACGAAGCAACTGTTATTGGCCGAACAGCAGGAGCTCAGGTAGCGGATGACCTGGGAGTTTGGTGTAATTACGGGCAGATAGGACGTGACTTTCAATGGACATTAAAACATGGTTACCTGAAAAAAGTTCTTCCTGCAGAAGAGTATGCCAGTCTAAAATTGGATTTGCTGGAAGCAGGAGATCCTAACTTCTTTCATGAGTTCTATCGCCGTATAGCTTTCAAAGAAGGTGAATTGGCCACATTGGGTGAAGGAGCCCACTATGTGGCTAAGAAGTGGAACCTGCCGGAAGAGTACTGGACCTACAAAGGAAACAAACTTTGGAGCAAGGTCGGATACCCCGTCCATCATAGTAATGAATCCAATGGTGTGGTAGGAGCTGTTATTTCCTCTATGTTTAATCGGGATGCTCAGTGTCATACTCATCAGAACCTTATCGGAAGCGGTCTTCCTACGAAAATACAACAGGAAATTGCGGCCGAGCACTGGGGTGAGGGAGCTATTGACGAACCTGCGTTCTATACTCCTGCCAATGAAGCGAAAGCCAAGTTTACAAAATGGAGCATTGTACGGAATGTACTGCACGATTCATTGACTCTGTGTAACTGGATGTGGCCCATGACAGTTTCTCCTCTGAAAGAGAAGGGCTACAGAGGTGATACCTCTCTTGAGTCCAAGTTTTTTAGCATGGCTACCGGATTTAATGTAAGAGAGGACGTTTTGGATAGTTATGCAGAACGTGTCTTTACCCTGCACCGTGCATTGACCGCCAAACAGATGAACTCTAAGAATCTGCGGGAAGATCATGACCAGCTGACAGGTTGGCAGTATTCAATGGATCCAGAGAAGACTGCCTTCGATCAGGGGACAATCAAGCTGGATAAGGATGACTACAATATGGCTTTGACCTATTTTTACAAAGAAATGGGCTGGGATGAGACAACTGGTATTCCTACACGGAAAAAACTGGATGAGCTGGAACTTTCAGATGTAGCAGATCAGCTGGAAAGTCTTGGACTCCTGACAGCCTGA